Part of the Gemmatimonadaceae bacterium genome, GCGTCAGGAACATCGTCATTGGCCAGCCCCCCTGACCGGTGAGCGCCTGCACGGCCTGCATATAGATGCTGTCGAGATCCGGCCGCTCCTCGCGGTCGACCTTGATGTTGACGAAGAGCTGATTCATCAGCTCAGCAGTCTCTTCATTCTCGAACGACTCGTGGGCCATGACGTGGCACCAGTGACACGCCGCATAGCCGATGCTGAGAAGAATGGGCCGGTCTTCGCTTCTCGCGCGGGACAGCGCTTCCTCTCCCCACGGATACCAATCGACCGGGTTGTCCCGGTGCTGGAGAAGGTACGGGCTGGTCTCGTTGGCGAGTCTGTTCGGCATGGTCAGGCGCCGATCGACTGATTGACCGATCGGCCGATTGACCGATCGACGGTTAGCAGGATCGGACGCGAGTGCGCGTCTGGTTCGCTATGCATCCCGCAATATGTAGGTCGCTGCCTGCTCGAGCACCGCTCGCTCGCTCTTGAATGCGATGGTCCCGGTTGCCTGGGCGACTTCCAGCCATCGCGCCTCGTTCACCTCATGGTCATGATCAGCGACGTCGCCCGACACGTATCTCATGAGGAAGAAGTGAACGAACTTGTGGTACCTGACGCGCCTTCCATCCACGGTCGCCTGATACCAGTACTCGACGAGCTTCAGCTTCTCGACGATCTCAGCTTCGAGGCCGGCCTCCTCGCGAACTTCGCGCACTGCGGCTGTTTCCGGCGTCTCTCCCGCATCCACCAGCCCCTTTGGCAGCTGCCAGCGCGGTGGCTCGCCCACTGAGATGAGAGCAATCTCGAAGCCCTGCCGCGCGAGCGGACGGAAGACTATTCCTCCCGCCGAAATCTGTGTCTCCGTGGTAATCGGGGCGCGAGCTTTGGTCATGTATGGCTCAGCACGTTAGTTTCCTGCCGCGAGTGAACGCAGGTGCGGCATCGCTACTGCAGATTGGGGACCCGCATCGGAGTCCCACGGAGCAGTCGCCGACAATAACGGAACCCATTCATGAAATCAGCCGGATCATCGGACCTCAATAGCTATCTGGAGAAGCACGACGCGCGAATCCAGGAGGAATTGTTCGAGTTCCTGCGAATTCCGAGTGTAAGTGCCAGGTCGGAGCACAGCGGAGATGTCGCGCGCGCAGCTAAGTGGCTGAAGGAGTGCATAGAAAAAAGCGGCATGACCGCGCGCATCTATCCGACCGCCGGTCATCCCGTGGTGGTGGCTGAGTGGCGCCACGCGCCGGGCGCGCCGACGGCGCTCGTCTACGGTCACTACGACGTCCAGCCCGCCGAGCCGATCGATCTGTGGACGTCGCCGCCATTCGAGCCGACGGTGCGCGACGGGAAGATCTTTGCGCGCGGATCCGTTGACGATAAGGGCCAGCTCTTCCTTCACGTCAAGGCAATCGAGGCTCACCTTGCCACTCGGTCAAAGCTGCCGCTCAACATCGTGCTGATTGCGGAGGGCGAGGAGGAGATCGGCAGCCCGAGCCTCGAGAAGTTCGTGAGCGAGAACCAGGAGCTGCTCAAGTCCGACGTGGCGGTGATTTCCGACTCAGCGATGTTCGCGCCCGGCCAGCCGTCCATTCTCAGCTCACTGAGAGGGCTGGCGTACTTCCAGATCGACGTTCAGGGCCCGATGTGCGATCTCCATTCCGGAAGTTATGGAGGCGCCGTGGTGAATCCGGCGATAGCTCTGGCGCGAATCCTGGCGACCATGCACGACGACAACGGGCACATCGCGATCGACGGGTTTTACGACAGGGTCCGCGACTGGGAGCCCCGCGTTCTCGAGCAGATGAAGAAGCTTCCGTTCGACGAGGAAGAGTTCCGCAAGGAAGCCGGCGCTCCCGCCCTTGGCGGGGAGAAGGG contains:
- a CDS encoding NUDIX domain-containing protein; this translates as MTKARAPITTETQISAGGIVFRPLARQGFEIALISVGEPPRWQLPKGLVDAGETPETAAVREVREEAGLEAEIVEKLKLVEYWYQATVDGRRVRYHKFVHFFLMRYVSGDVADHDHEVNEARWLEVAQATGTIAFKSERAVLEQAATYILRDA
- a CDS encoding dipeptidase produces the protein MKSAGSSDLNSYLEKHDARIQEELFEFLRIPSVSARSEHSGDVARAAKWLKECIEKSGMTARIYPTAGHPVVVAEWRHAPGAPTALVYGHYDVQPAEPIDLWTSPPFEPTVRDGKIFARGSVDDKGQLFLHVKAIEAHLATRSKLPLNIVLIAEGEEEIGSPSLEKFVSENQELLKSDVAVISDSAMFAPGQPSILSSLRGLAYFQIDVQGPMCDLHSGSYGGAVVNPAIALARILATMHDDNGHIAIDGFYDRVRDWEPRVLEQMKKLPFDEEEFRKEAGAPALGGEKGYTVLERLWARPTCEVNGLLSGYTGEGAKTVLPAKAMAKVSCRLVPDQEPAEIEKLMDAHVRRIAPKGVTVNVKHLHGGRPWRAELDGPIFDAARRALKSAFEKDPVIVGEGGSIPVVGDFERILGTPVLLVGFGLPGENAHAPDEWISVENFRKGMSAMAVLWDEYGRNGKP